Genomic segment of Parabacteroides pacaensis:
GGCTGGGGATACGACGACTGGATAGGTCCCGTATGGGATGCCGCTATGTTTATTATCCCCATGGCTCTTTATCATTATTACGGCGATACCAAAAGTATGGAAACCATCTGGCCGGTATGCGAAAAGTATCTGGCTTATCTGGCTTCCAGGGAGGATGCAGACGGGACGGTGACGTATGGGATCGGCGACTGGGTATTCTACGATACGCAAACCCCCACAGATTATACCACCACTTGCTACTATTATCTGGATAATTTATACATGTCCCGATTTGCCCGTTTAATAGGAAAGGAAGGCTCTGCTTATGCCCGGAAAGCGGAAAAGCTGAAAACATTCATCAATACCCGGTACTTCAATGCGGAAAAGGGACTATATGCCAATGGTTCGCAGGCTGCACAAGGAGTCGCTTTATATCTGGGAATCGTCCCACCGGAATATGAACAAAAGGTAGCCGACAACTTAAGCCTGCTAGTGAAAAAGAATCAGAACCGGCTGGATTTCGGCATGTTAGGAAGCAAAACAGTATTGCGCATGCTCACTAAATACGGCTATGCAGACCAAGCCTATGAACTGGCAACCGGGGAAGAATCGCCTTCGTGGGGAAATTGGATCAAGAAGGGATTGACCACCTTAGCAGAAACCTGGAAGCTTTCCCACACGTTTAAAGATGCCTCGTTGAACCATGTCTTTCTGGGAGATATCGATGCCTGGATGTATAACGCCCTTGCGGGAATCAACTACGATGAACAGCAGCCTGGATTTAAGCATATCCTGATTCAGCCTCATTTCGTGAAGGACCTGGATTGGGTAAAAGCCGAATACCGTTCTATAAAAGGACTGATACGCTCCGAGTGGAAACGTTCGGGAAATGAGATTCTCATGAACCTGACAATTCCAGTAAATACGACAGCTACCGTGACAGTAGGCAAGGAAGAAATCGAATTGCCGGCAGGCGAACATTCATTGAAATTCTTAGATGAGTGAAATAATAAAAATAAAAAGGAGGTGACATGAAAAAACTGAATGTATGTATGGGTGCTATCCTCTTGCTATCCCTAGCACTGGAAGCCTTTGCCGGATCCGGTAACCGTACCATTTCCCTGAATGGAAAGTGGAGCTTATCTTATTGGAAACAGCCGGAACAACCGGTTGTCTCTCCCGCAGCCATACAAAAAAGCGAGGTGCAGACTATCGAAGCTACTGTTCCCGGAACTGTGGAATTAGACTTGCTTTCTGCGGGATTGATAAAAGACCCCATGGTGGGTAACCATGTAAACGAATTGCGTAAATGGGAAGAGTATCAATGGTGCTATACCAAATCCTTTCAGGCCCCGCGGTTGGAAAAAGGACAACGTTACCAGCTTTTCTTCGGAGGAATCGATTGCCTGGCGGATGTATGGCTGAATGGAAAACATGTCGGGTCCGCTGAAAATATGTTGATAGAACATACTTTTGATGTTACGGACGAAATAAAGCCGGAAGCAGAAAATCTGGTACAGGTAATCATTCGTTCGGCAGTACTGGAAGGACAAAATTATTTCTTGGGCTCTTTCAGCATCGGGAACTTCCCTTCCGAGGAATCTACGTTTATCCGGAAAGCTCCCCACATGTACGGATGGGACATATTGCCCCGGTTGGTAAGTGCCGGTTTATGGCGGAAGGTAGAGTTGCGGACATTGGAAGAAACCCGGTTCCGGGATGTGCATTATATGGTTGCCGCAGTAGATACCGCAACCCGGAACGTCCGTCTGTACATAGATGCACAATTGAAAATGCCTTTTGAAAAGTTCGACAAGGTAAAAGCCGTTTATACCTTAAGCCGGAACGGAAAAGAAGCATATAAAGGGAGTACCATTGTTTTTTCGCCTGCATTCCGTTACATAATGGAATTGAAAAATGCAGATCTATGGTGGCCCAGAGGATACGGAGAGCCTGCTTTATACGAAGCAAAAGTAGAATTGGTAGAAGAAGACGGTACCGTTTTATCTACCGATACCCAACGTATCGGGCTAAGAACCGTACAACTGGAGAGAAACGAGATCAATTTGCCGGAAAGTCCCGGAAAGTTTTGCTTTATCGTCAACGGGGAACCTATTTTTATCCACGGCACGAACTGGGTGCCCCTGGATGCTTTGCACAGTCGTGATGAATTGGTAATGGATAAAGCCATAGAGATGGCTGCCGATTTGAATTGCAATATGATTCGATGCTGGGGCGGAAATGTGTATGAAGACCATCACTTTTTTGACTTATGCGATGAGAACGGTATCCTAGTCTGGCAAGACTTTGCCATGGGATGTACTTTTTACCCGCAACGAACGGAGTTTACCGGAGCCATAGAAAAAGAAGTGATTTCGGTTGTACGCAAATTGCGTAATCATCCTTCCCTGGCCCTATGGTCGGGTAATAATGAAGATGATATCGCCTTACGTTGGTCTTTACAACCTTTCAATCTGGATCCCAACCGCGATGCGGTGACGCGGAAAGTCATTCCTTCGGTACTGTATGAATTTGACCCCACCAGACCCTATCTTCCCAGTTCCCCGTATATAAGCGAGGCTGTCTACCAAAAAGGTTGCGACGAGAAATATTGGCCGGAGAATCACCTCTGGGGACCCAGAGGGTATTATAAAGATCCTTTTTACATAGAGGCACAATGTACGTTTGTAAGTGAAATCGGATACCACGGCTGTCCCAACCTGGAAAGCCTGAAAAAGATGATGACGGAAGATTGTGTCTATCCCTGGATAAAGGAACACGAATGGAACGACGAGTGGGTAACCAAGTCCGTCAGACGCTTCCCGGCATGGGGAAAAACTTATGACCGGAATAATTTGATGATAAACCAAGTCCGTCTTTTATTCGGCCAAGTACCTTCCAAGCTGGAAGATTTCATCTTCGCTTCCCAATCCGTACAAGCAGAAGCCATGAAATACTTTATAGAGATGTGGCGAGGAAACAAATGGAATAAAACCGGCATTATCTGGTGGAATTTGCGGGATGGATGGCCGTTGATTTCCGACGCAATCGTGGATTATTATAACTCCCCTAAAATGGCTTATTACTTCATCCGGAACGTACAGAAAGATGTATGCGTTTTTATAAACGATGCGAAAGACGGCAACCATCCGCTGGTAGCGGTCAACGACACCCGGCATGCTTGCGAAGGTGAAGTGGAGGTAACAGACATCGGATCCGGTCAACCGGTTTTTAAAGGAAAATTTCATGTGCCCGCCAATGGGAAAGTCTGTCTTTCGTCGCTGCCCCGGCAAGAAGGTCAGGGAATTTGGTTAATCCGTTATAAAATAGGAGAACGAAAATTTGCCAACCACTACCTGTATGGCAAAGCTCCTTTCAAGTTGGCTGAATACAAACGATTATTACAAAAAACTAATTTATATACTGTAAAATAATAGAGATGAAAACAAATTTGTTGGGAATTGACATCGGCGGAACTAAATGTGCCATTATCTATGGCATTCAGCAAGGAGAACATCTGACCCTGGTAGATAAGAAAAAGTTTCAAACCACCTGCGTGGATGAAACAATCGGAAATATTCTGGCAGGACTTGAAGAGATGATGACCCTTCACGGGCTTACTCCTTTAAATACAAAAGCGATAGGAATTTCCTGCGGCGGCCCTCTGGATAGTTCCGAAGGAATTATTTTGTCTCCCCCCAACTTGCCGGGATGGAATGCCATTCCCATCGTATCCCTTATTGAAAAAAGAGTAAGGATCAGGGCAAAACTTCAAAACGATGCGAATGCCTGCGCCTTAGCCGAATGGAAGTTCGGTGCGGGAAAAGGTACGAAGAATATGGTGTTTTTAACCTTCGGAACCGGATTGGGAGCCGGGTTGATACTAAACGGCAGTTTATATTCCGGAACGAATGACAATGCCGGCGAGTTAGGCCATATCCGCATGGTCGATTTTGGCCCGGTGGGATATGGGAAAAAGGGATCGCTCGAGGGCCTTGCCAGCGGAGGAGGCATTGCACAACTAGCGAGAATGTACCTCTTGGAAAAGTTTCAGCAAGGAGAAAAAGTATCCTGGTGTACTTTAGAAGAATTAAATGAAGTAACCGCTCAAAAGGTAGCCGAAGAAGCCATTAAGGGAGACCCTTTAGCACAAAAGGTCTATGAAACCTCTGCAATTTATCTAGGAAAGGGATTAGCTGTTCTGATCGATCTGCTGAATCCCGAAATGATAGTGATAGGCGGAATATACTCGCGGAACAAGAGCATGATGGAATCTGTAATACAACAAGTAATCCGTGAAGAAGCATTATCCGATTCCAGTAAAGTATGTACCGTAAAGCCTGCTTTATTAGGAGAGAATATCGGAGACTATGCAGCTCTTTCAATTGCCTTTGCTTAACCGATTAAATCCTTGTGAAATGAATCCGAAAGAGACAATTTATGCTAGTTTACATGAAGCGCGTACGCTACTGGATACCTTTATCCGGGAAGATTCGACCCTGGAAAGCATTTATAAGGCAGCTTTCCTGTGTGCCGAAGCCTTGCGGGCAGGACATAAAATAATAAGTTGCGGGAATGGAGGATCTTTGTGCGACGCGAGTCATTTTGCGGAAGAATTGACAGGGCGTTTCCGCAATAATCGACGTCCGTTACCGGCATTAGCTATCAACGATGCAGCTTACCTGACTTGTGTGGGAAATGATTTTTCGTTTCAGGAGGTTTTTTCCCGCTATGTCGAGTCCCTGGGACAACCGGGCGATGTATTATTGGCCATCAGCACCAGTGGAAATTCGCAGAATATCATACGTGCAGTGGAGCAGGCACATAAAAATAAAATGACCGTATTGGCACTAACCTCTCAAGGAAAAAATGAATTGGCTGAAAAAGCAGATGTGGCCATCTGTGCTCCCTATGCGCCACATTCTGACCGGATTCAGGAAATTCATATCAAAGTGATCCATATTCTCATCCAAGTGATGGAAGAACTGTTGAAAGTGAGTTCGTCTTAAACAGGAACGAATTCGGGAGGAGAATATAGACAATCCTGGAATTTTCTTATGTCTAACCTTTTATAAATGAATGCCTATGGAAAATTAAAACAAACCTGGAGAAGACCAATCTTCTTTAAATAAGAATCGATCAAGATGAAAAGCGTATTTAAGGTACGCGCCACATTATTTTACCAGGAGAGTGTGTCGAAATAAAGAGAATCCCAAAAGTGAGACACACTTTCTTTACAAGTTACAAGTATGCAAATTAATTATTCACACATTATGAAAAATACATGTTTATTAATGGCTTGTTGTATATCTCTGGCTTTCCCCTTCTATGCGAAAGCAGGGAATGTCGAACGAGCCGATTCAGGAGAAAGCGTGTCGGAAACCAGCGCCCCGGTAAAAAGTTCCGATGCAAAGCCCGGCCCGAAGAAAGTACAAGCTACTTCTATCAGCCAACAAAAGAATATTACGGTTACAGGCAAAGTACTCGATGCAAACGGCGAACCGGTAATCGGGGCATCCGTAGTGGAAAAAGGAGTCCGATCCAACGGAACCATAACAGATATGGACGGAACATTTTCTTTATCGGTAACCCCCCCGGCAACCTTAGAAATTTCTTATATAGGTTACGTAACCCAACAGGTACAAGTTATCCCTGGAAAAAGGCTGGTTATCACA
This window contains:
- a CDS encoding glycoside hydrolase family 2 protein; its protein translation is MKKLNVCMGAILLLSLALEAFAGSGNRTISLNGKWSLSYWKQPEQPVVSPAAIQKSEVQTIEATVPGTVELDLLSAGLIKDPMVGNHVNELRKWEEYQWCYTKSFQAPRLEKGQRYQLFFGGIDCLADVWLNGKHVGSAENMLIEHTFDVTDEIKPEAENLVQVIIRSAVLEGQNYFLGSFSIGNFPSEESTFIRKAPHMYGWDILPRLVSAGLWRKVELRTLEETRFRDVHYMVAAVDTATRNVRLYIDAQLKMPFEKFDKVKAVYTLSRNGKEAYKGSTIVFSPAFRYIMELKNADLWWPRGYGEPALYEAKVELVEEDGTVLSTDTQRIGLRTVQLERNEINLPESPGKFCFIVNGEPIFIHGTNWVPLDALHSRDELVMDKAIEMAADLNCNMIRCWGGNVYEDHHFFDLCDENGILVWQDFAMGCTFYPQRTEFTGAIEKEVISVVRKLRNHPSLALWSGNNEDDIALRWSLQPFNLDPNRDAVTRKVIPSVLYEFDPTRPYLPSSPYISEAVYQKGCDEKYWPENHLWGPRGYYKDPFYIEAQCTFVSEIGYHGCPNLESLKKMMTEDCVYPWIKEHEWNDEWVTKSVRRFPAWGKTYDRNNLMINQVRLLFGQVPSKLEDFIFASQSVQAEAMKYFIEMWRGNKWNKTGIIWWNLRDGWPLISDAIVDYYNSPKMAYYFIRNVQKDVCVFINDAKDGNHPLVAVNDTRHACEGEVEVTDIGSGQPVFKGKFHVPANGKVCLSSLPRQEGQGIWLIRYKIGERKFANHYLYGKAPFKLAEYKRLLQKTNLYTVK
- a CDS encoding ROK family protein — translated: MKTNLLGIDIGGTKCAIIYGIQQGEHLTLVDKKKFQTTCVDETIGNILAGLEEMMTLHGLTPLNTKAIGISCGGPLDSSEGIILSPPNLPGWNAIPIVSLIEKRVRIRAKLQNDANACALAEWKFGAGKGTKNMVFLTFGTGLGAGLILNGSLYSGTNDNAGELGHIRMVDFGPVGYGKKGSLEGLASGGGIAQLARMYLLEKFQQGEKVSWCTLEELNEVTAQKVAEEAIKGDPLAQKVYETSAIYLGKGLAVLIDLLNPEMIVIGGIYSRNKSMMESVIQQVIREEALSDSSKVCTVKPALLGENIGDYAALSIAFA
- a CDS encoding SIS domain-containing protein — protein: MNPKETIYASLHEARTLLDTFIREDSTLESIYKAAFLCAEALRAGHKIISCGNGGSLCDASHFAEELTGRFRNNRRPLPALAINDAAYLTCVGNDFSFQEVFSRYVESLGQPGDVLLAISTSGNSQNIIRAVEQAHKNKMTVLALTSQGKNELAEKADVAICAPYAPHSDRIQEIHIKVIHILIQVMEELLKVSSS